CGGATCCTGCCTATGCGGAACATCTCGTCCTGACTGACATCTCCAACGGTTACGGCATGCTGAGCTTCTTGATGCTCAACAAGGTCATGGGAGGCGATCTGGCCAATCTGCAACCGGGACTGGATGCGATCAAAGCCATGCTCGATGCAGGCGCTATTGTCGTCAGCAAATCTCCGGAGATCCAGCAGGAATTTGCCCAGAACGATGCCTGGGTCGCGCCCTACGCCTCCGACTATGCCTTTACGCTGAAGAAGGCGGGGCTGGATGCGAAGTTTGTCCAGGGCGCGGAAGGCACGCCGGCGAGCTTCATAACCGCCAATCTGGTCGCCGGTCGTCCAAACACCGATCTGGCGCTGAAGCTCATCGACATGACCATCTCGAAAGAGGCGCAGACCTGCTTTGCCAACGAATTGCGCTACACGCCCACCAATTCCAAAGTGGAGCTCGCGCCGGACGTGGCGGCAGACGTCGTCTATGGGGAAAAAAGCGCTGCCGGCTTGATCCGGTTCGATCCAACCGTGATCGAGGCAAATCGGTCGGCCTGGGTGGAAGCGTGGAACAAGACGATCGGACGCTGAGCGTTCGATTTTTCCTCCGCTTCGCGAGCACAGACAGTCAGCTCCCCTCCCCCTCCGACTTGGGGTCAAGCTCGCCTTGCGCTCCTTCGCTGAAAGCCTGTGCCGCCAACCCGTTTTGCGCCGCGTCCGGAATTGCTTTCCACGGTCGCGTGCCAGCCCTATGATCGGACCTCATGACGGATAGACATGAAAACTTGGCCTTGCTCGTGCCGGGGATAGCGCTTCTCGCACTGGCATTCCTGACACCCATCGCGCAGATGTTGATGCTGGCGTTCACCGATAGCGGCAATGGGCATTTCCAGCACTTCTACCGTTTCCTGTCGGACGGCTACTATCTGGGCATCCTGTGGCGCACGATCCGCCTGTCTCTGACGATCACCGTCATTTCGGCCGCCATCGGTTTTCCATTTGCCTATATCGCGTCGCGGGTGTCTCCATCATTGAGGGTCTGGCTGGTGGTCATGGTGATCTTGCCGCTGATGACCAGCGTCGTGGTGCGCACCTTCGGCTGGATGGTCATTCTCGGCCGCAACGGACCCGTGTCCGACATGCTGCGCGCGCTCGGGCTCGTGCCGCGCAACTTCGCCCTGATGCATACGGAAACGGCGATCATTCTCGGCATGGTGCAGGTTCTGCTCCCCTTCATGGTCCTGTCGCTGATCGGCGTGATCGGCGGCATCGACCGGCGGCTGGAAGAGGCGGCACGCACCATGGGCTGCACCTTCCTCGGCACGATCCGCACGGTGATCCTGCCGCTTTCGATGCCGGGTCTCATTTCGGGATCGCTGCTGGTGTTTACGCTTTCGGCAAGTTCATTCGTGACGCCGAGCCTGCTCGGCGGTGCGCGGATCGAGGTTCTGGCCGGCTCCATTTACAAGTCGGTCACCCATACGCTCGACTGGCCCTTTGCCGCTGCCCAGGCTGTCATCCTGTTCGCCGGGATCGCGCTCCTGCTTGTGCCCTACATGCTGTTGTCGGAGAAGCGCAATGGTTAAGGCCGTACCCGCCGGGCTGCGGATCGCAGCCATCATCTTCGTCGTGCTGACGGCGATCCTGCTGCTGGCACCGCTCGTGGTCGTGATCGGCGTCTCCTTGTCCGAAAGCCAGTTCATCGCCTTTCCGCCGAACGGCGTCTCGCTCGTCTGGTACAAGGCGGCGCTGACCTCGGACGCTTATCTGTCGGCGTTCTGGCTCAGCCTGAAGCTGGCGCTTGCCGTGACGGCCAGCGCGACAATCATCGGTGGCGCTGTCGCAATCG
The sequence above is a segment of the Rhizobium sp. SSA_523 genome. Coding sequences within it:
- a CDS encoding ABC transporter substrate-binding protein; this translates as MTKSKIFAVTSAFVLVATSLPAQQTSVTINSFGGAYETAHRKCVIDPFEKATGAKVNIVTAYSADAFAQLRAQKAAPQYDVIHFSGGQEIVGAKEGLLAPIDAAKIPNLVDIYDFAKAKLAAGEGPAYSIAAIGLVYAADKSPKAPSKWTDLADPAYAEHLVLTDISNGYGMLSFLMLNKVMGGDLANLQPGLDAIKAMLDAGAIVVSKSPEIQQEFAQNDAWVAPYASDYAFTLKKAGLDAKFVQGAEGTPASFITANLVAGRPNTDLALKLIDMTISKEAQTCFANELRYTPTNSKVELAPDVAADVVYGEKSAAGLIRFDPTVIEANRSAWVEAWNKTIGR
- a CDS encoding ABC transporter permease codes for the protein MTDRHENLALLVPGIALLALAFLTPIAQMLMLAFTDSGNGHFQHFYRFLSDGYYLGILWRTIRLSLTITVISAAIGFPFAYIASRVSPSLRVWLVVMVILPLMTSVVVRTFGWMVILGRNGPVSDMLRALGLVPRNFALMHTETAIILGMVQVLLPFMVLSLIGVIGGIDRRLEEAARTMGCTFLGTIRTVILPLSMPGLISGSLLVFTLSASSFVTPSLLGGARIEVLAGSIYKSVTHTLDWPFAAAQAVILFAGIALLLVPYMLLSEKRNG